A single Carnobacterium alterfunditum DSM 5972 DNA region contains:
- a CDS encoding ABC transporter permease, whose translation MKNKRFKWSNLYLIAVFVVLYSPIAFLIFYSFNDGGTMNSFTGFTLDNYIAVFEDTRLIGIVLDTLLIALLSSLLATIIGTFGAIGIYFLKKRKTRNAVLSFNNILLVSPDVIIGASFLILFTFIGFRLGFISVLLSHVAFSIPIVVLMILPKLQEMNDTMLKAARDLGANTWQVMGKIVLPSIAPGILAGYFMAFTYSLDDFAVTFFVTGNGFTTLAVEIYSRARQGVSLEINALSALLFIFALILVIGYYFIQQHNMTKKQKNKKQQHAEAVGMR comes from the coding sequence ATGAAAAATAAACGATTTAAATGGTCTAATCTGTATCTTATTGCTGTGTTCGTCGTTTTATATTCACCAATCGCCTTTTTGATCTTTTACTCATTCAATGATGGTGGAACAATGAACAGCTTTACCGGCTTTACATTAGACAATTATATAGCAGTATTTGAAGATACACGTTTGATTGGGATCGTTTTGGACACGCTTCTTATTGCATTGTTGTCCTCTTTGCTAGCTACTATTATTGGTACATTTGGAGCGATTGGGATCTACTTCTTGAAGAAGAGGAAAACCAGGAATGCCGTATTGAGCTTTAACAATATTTTATTGGTTTCACCTGATGTTATTATTGGAGCTAGTTTTTTGATTTTATTTACCTTTATTGGATTTCGTTTAGGCTTCATATCTGTTTTATTGTCACACGTTGCTTTTAGTATCCCAATCGTTGTCTTGATGATTTTACCTAAATTACAAGAAATGAACGACACAATGCTCAAAGCCGCGCGAGATCTTGGTGCGAATACTTGGCAAGTAATGGGGAAAATTGTTTTGCCAAGTATCGCTCCAGGTATTTTAGCAGGTTATTTTATGGCTTTCACTTATTCACTGGATGATTTTGCGGTAACCTTTTTTGTAACAGGTAATGGTTTTACAACCTTAGCAGTCGAAATCTATTCAAGAGCGCGACAAGGAGTCAGCTTAGAAATCAATGCTCTAAGTGCTTTGCTGTTTATTTTCGCTTTGATTCTTGTTATTGGTTATTACTTTATCCAACAACACAATATGACAAAAAAACAAAAAAATAAAAAACAACAACATGCTGAGGCGGTGGGCATGCGATGA
- a CDS encoding ABC transporter permease, producing MTKKANVFYFIPYTFWLLLFVAAPLILIVYQSFFNVDGQFTLGNYQTYFQSGTYLRMTLNSFWYAFLITIFTLFISYPTAYLLSKTKHKQLWLLLIILPTWINLLLKAYAFIGIFSANGTVNDFLSFVGIGRQQILFTDLSFLVVATYIQIPFMILPIFNALEEMNPSFIRASRDLGANSFETFKRVVFPLTLNGVKSGVQAVFIPSLSLFMLTRLIGGNRVITLGTAIEQHFLVTQNWGMGSTIGVVLIIAMILIMLFTGEKKKKGAVRK from the coding sequence ATGACAAAAAAAGCTAATGTATTCTATTTTATACCCTACACCTTTTGGTTGCTCTTATTTGTTGCTGCTCCTTTGATCTTGATCGTATATCAATCTTTTTTCAACGTTGATGGGCAGTTTACTTTAGGGAATTATCAAACATATTTTCAATCAGGTACCTATCTTAGAATGACCTTGAATTCATTTTGGTATGCTTTCTTGATCACCATATTTACATTATTCATTAGTTACCCAACGGCGTATTTGTTAAGCAAAACAAAACATAAACAATTATGGCTCTTATTGATTATTTTACCAACATGGATCAATTTATTATTGAAAGCTTATGCCTTTATTGGGATTTTTAGTGCAAATGGAACAGTGAACGACTTTCTTTCTTTTGTAGGAATAGGAAGACAGCAAATTTTATTTACCGATCTTAGTTTCTTGGTTGTTGCGACATATATTCAAATCCCATTTATGATTTTACCTATTTTTAATGCACTTGAAGAAATGAATCCTTCATTTATCAGAGCTAGTCGTGATTTAGGCGCAAATAGTTTTGAAACATTTAAAAGAGTAGTATTTCCTCTGACCCTTAATGGCGTTAAAAGCGGTGTTCAAGCGGTCTTTATTCCATCGTTATCACTCTTTATGTTGACCCGTTTAATTGGCGGAAACCGTGTCATTACGTTAGGTACAGCTATTGAACAACATTTCTTAGTTACACAAAATTGGGGAATGGGTTCAACGATCGGCGTGGTATTGATCATTGCAATGATCCTCATCATGCTCTTTACGGGAGAAAAGAAAAAGAAAGGGGCAGTTCGTAAATGA